In the Papio anubis isolate 15944 chromosome 3, Panubis1.0, whole genome shotgun sequence genome, TGCAATTAATTAACAAGCGTTTGCTGCCAGTTTTGGACGCCTACACTATACTGTGCTAGGGACTATTatggctcaggagtttgagagaagtGTCAGCTCATGGACTGGGTGTGTGTTGGGGTGCAGTTCAGGACAATGAGGACACTGATTACTAGCATGCAAAGGATGCCACAGAAGTAGAGATGGGTGATTATTTGGCTTAGTGGAAAAGGGAAGTCAGGGCAGCTTCCAAGTGGAGGTGATGCTGATTGATTGGGTGCAGGTGGTGCTGGCTGGGTGCAGGTGATGACTGATTGGGTGCAGGTGATACTGATTGATTGGGTGCAGGTGATGCTGATTGATTGGGTGCAGGTGATGCTGATTGATTGGGTGCAGGTGATGCTGGGTGACTGGGTGCAGGTGATGTTGGCTGATTGGGTGCAGGTGGTGCTGGCTGGGTGCAGGTGATGCTGCTTGCGTGCAGGTGATGCTGGCTGATTGGGTGCAGGTGATGCTGGCTGATTGGGTGCAAGTGATGCTGATTGATTGGGTGCAGGTGATGCTGGTTGATTGGGTGCAGGTGAGGAAGAACAGCAGACCATTCCACCAGGAGAATTCCATAGCTGGGGTGAAACAAAAACCTGACACTTCATACTGagggaaaccaaaatatttttccccCAAGTATTGAAGATTGCTAAAGTCAAGTCACTGAAAAGGCAGGGGTACAACTCCTCAGCCTCTACTTGCCCAGTGGCAGGACATCAATCCTTCTTTACTGAAGACAGCACTTGTTTACCGGTCCAGAGAAGGAACCAGCAGGCACCAGGAAAATCTGGGAACAGGTTTTACTATCTCCCCacattttcctgacttttaaaagactgaaacTGTTCTCTTCTTTATCTTGTCACTATGCAGGATTTATGGCTctttatttaaatacaatttaagcAAAGCTCCTAAGCCACTGCCTTGAGAGAGAAATACTTTTCACTGAGGACTTTCCCCGCACAATGGGTACAGCATGCGCAAAtgtctgtttgttgttgttgtaattaatctgacttttattttcaagaaagtgTCTCAACTAAGAACCAcctaaaaagggggaaaaaaagaatttgttttgtCCTCTACAATATATTAGGCCAGAATAATAGCATCTTATTTTACCTGAAAAGTTTTTTGATCcttccataaatttaaaaatcatataaaaatgattttttaaatcatttatttgacaaatcaaatcttcccttttaaaaatcatttggctTCAGTTAAGGCTTCCAAAAAGATGCAGCAGAGACATTCCTATATTCACTCTCTGCAGGTTTATCAAGTGTTTGCAGGTCCTTTCTTACCTTAATCCTCTTAGTTTCGGGTTCCGCTATGACACCGCTGGTTTTAAGGTCCAAATCTCCAATACTTCTTGTCATTGCAAGCCTGCCATTTACGTGAGGCTGCCCCAAACTATTCCAAGCTACAAAACCACCACATTTCTTGATCCTGTTAAAAGTTAAATGACAATGATATGATATGTAGAGAaccctttggaaggctgaggcgggcggatcacgaggtcaggaaatcaagaccatcctggctaacatggtgaaatcccgtctctactaaaacacaaaaagttagctgggtgtgatggctggcacctgaagtcccagctactcggtaggctgaggcatgagaatggcgtgaacccgggaggccgagcttgcagtgagccgagatccggccactgcactccagcctgggcgacagagtgagactccatctcctccatctccaaaaaaaaaaaaaaaagaaaaccaagtcaCTGTTAAACTTAACCATGACATTGGTTTAAAAACTATTATGAACTAAAAACATCATCCACATAGAATGATATGATGGATCAGTGGTGGTAGtacctttctttttcatcttttctttctggaGTATGGTCAATGGTCAGCTTCatgggttttccttttctacaCAAAATAGCCCGGCTGTCCCCAACGCTGGCTACAACCAGTTCAATACCATCTCGCAATAGGGCTACTGTTGCAGTAGTCCCAGAGGTCAGAAGAGTTGCTACGAGTATTATGAACAAAAGAGTACAAGTTAGTGACAGTCAAATGATTGGATATggaatttttattacaaaataaaacacaagcatGATAAACTAATGCTGGAATAGATCATTCTAATTTAACTAGAGCTaagcaaataaaatgcaaatgaactaTGTAAGTAACAGCATGCAGAGAAACAAGTATTTAATTCAGTAACAAGGCTCCATGCAAACAGAAAGGTTGCTAACCTAACTTGGCAAACACTGCATCACTATCTACAAATGGCCTCTATTCATACCAAGTAGAGCTGACTTGAACTTATAACAACACCTTAATGGATATCTGGTGTCCGGACTGAAAGTACTAAAATTTAATTACGTTGACTATGATGGTGGGATGACTTAGGTCTACTTGAGCCCACTGAGGCAAGCTGACTTTTCCATAGTCTATGGATTTAGAAggttttctcttccattttttacTCCTATCCTGTGAACATATTATCAGTTAGTAGGCTAAGTGAGATATGCCAAGGGTATATCATTTGCATATTCTACCTCTGTATGCTTctaaaactgttttaattttataaatgttcatcACAAAATCCTAAAATAGTTACAGGCTcacattcttttctgtttatctttgtcCTCCCTAGACATGAAACAAAGTTACAACCATCATTACAGGAGCAGAAAATctgggcggggaggggaggggaaggtggaGAATGAAGTTCATTCTAGTTTCTCATAAACTTGGTGTAGTTAATACTCCTAACTCCAGGAAGTTCTAATACAAAGAGACAGTCTTCAAACGCAGGGCAGTACTGCCAGCTGCAACTCTTGGAGTCCTGCTTAGGCCCAGAGCATCCCACGAATATGAATTTTCtctaataacaaataaaattaattgttaCTAGGCTTGAGGTCACCACTGTTTTCTCCGTCAAACTCAGACTGCATTTCTGCATCTTCCTTTGATTTCTTCTAACAGTGTCTGCCCTAAGTTCTTTatcatttgttaaaaattgttaatttgCATTGAGCCTTGTCAAAAGTGAGAATATTGTGAAATTATgggctaaaaaataaaacaaagtagaagAAATTGGAAAAGATAACTTATTTAAAGCAGGTATTGTCTTTAGTAATACTCTTAACTCTTTAAAACATTCCAAAGAtgactttgattttaaaagtagatttagGAAAAACGAAGTGCTACTGATTTGACTGATTAAGACTCAAtctttccaagttttttttttttctcccaaaaagataattttgaaaactttatcAGTAATGCATTGGAAGGagatatatacataaatagaTTTTTCCAATCAGTATATTAAAATGCCTGCTTTAATCAGAAAAGTAAGATGGAAAAGCATGAATAAACTCTACTTAATCTTTTATAGTCATGCTGAACTTTCTtgagaaataacatttatagttgcactatctttccatttttctcttgattttggAACTGTTGTGCCAATGTAATATTTCTGCAATGCTGAAAGACATATTTGTCCACCATATAACATAAATGTTTTAGCATAAGTATTAGTGATATTTATATTACAAACGTTAACTCTTAACTTTAAATTACCCAAACGACTATACAGCAGTGGAGTCTTTACAGTTTGACTAGCTATAAATTTCAAATGATTTAAAGAGCCAAGTAAGGGAACACAGGCATTTATTCAGATGCTACCTGTCCTGGGAATTTAACATTCCTTCCCTTTGTTTAAACCATCTGCAATAGCTTTCTTAAAAATGGTTTATTATTGGCCACAGTAAAAGAGTTAAAATTTCATAAGTAAAAGTTTACTTATTTAGGTTTGTAATTCATGGCTATCACCTAGGAATTTTAAGAGTTTTGAGTTTTTACCAACCCAACTTCACAGTTCCAAAATCCCAGGATTTATAGGAAAGGCTTCAAAACTAACTGTCAATTCTGATTTGCTAAGCATTTAAGAATGTAAATATTGAATCagcattcattttcatttaacatttaacatgGAAGTAAAAATTCTCACTTTTTGCCCTAACAACAAAACTAGAAAACTAAGACATCTTTCAATAAGTTCTTAACACTCACTGGACAATTTCTACTGCAAGTCATCTCAACTAATGGGACAAAGAGATGTGGGAACCTTCCCGTAGTCCAGGCTAGGAACCGCTGGACTCCTTCACCTGAGACAAAATTAAGCAGATCTCTGTTTCCACTGAAGCCCAGCATATAGTGTCCACGGGCTCCAGGTCTAGAGCTGCTGACCAGGCACAGTTCTCTGCCACAAATAACACGCACAGAGGCAAATAGGAATTTCACCCAGGAATTGTGCTCAAACATTACAAACCTGCAACACAAGGGAGAGCAGAGAAAGAGCTGCAAAATAAGGGAagggttttttattttggtgaaaatTTAACTAGcaaattatataatattccaGGAGATGCCAAATCAATTATTCCAAAACTCAATTTGTTCCAGTTGATGGTATTTTGTAGTTGAGTCTATTTTTTCATCACAGGGtaacatttctttcttaattttgtgGTTTCTAAGGTTGAAAAAACTGTATAAAAATGTATCTGTACCAAGACACACAAATGGTGACACAGACATACATTTAACACACTCACAAAAACACTCATGCATATACACATTCACTGAAATAGTTGGTCTTAAACACAGTAAATCACTACCTttactgagttaaaaaaaaatgcactgtaAATTTGTTTGGTAGCAATATCAGAATTGTCTCAATAATAGAAAGGTAAATCTACAGTTACAGCATGGAAGAATTTGTATCTGACAAACAGGATGTAAACTACAGTATACCACCAAATTACTGGGACttaaatatatatccagaagaaatCAAAGCACCTGCTATACCAGATACAAGGAGTAATGCATTTATTAATGGTGCTTAATGCAGAGATTTAGCACCTAGAAGGCAGTTTTGAGTAGAATGAttaatttaaattcattgtttaaaTAAAGGCTAGTGAGACtcaagtttataattttatataattcacAAAATGGGTATTTCTGCAGCTCTCTCTTTCCCCCAGTGTTGCAGGTCGacacatcaaaagaaaaatgatcaagaTTTTGAATGCCAACATAAAGAGCAAAAgctatatttttcaaagtataatGACCCCTAGTAATTACTCAATTGTATAAATAATACTATGTATAAACCAATACagtttcaatatttattaaaaatgggcGTTCTAGACTCATGACTCATGAACACCAAAATCACAGTAATGAGCTGAAGCAGTAGCAGCACAATAAGAACATCTCATCAACACTCTCcctatttgttcttcttttgacTGTCCCGGCATAGGGGATTCAAAAATGCTGTGTTTACAGCCCTGGTTCTTTTGTAGTTTAATTCTTTCATAAAGAGGTCACAGGATATGAGGAACATAAAAGTTTCTGGTGAGACTCATAATGCCATCAATGTCCCCCACTCTGAATGTCAGAGCGAGTCTtctctttttgttccatttgtcCCTTTCGGAACTTTGTTGCTTTCAAAGTTTAAGCAATCTGGAAACACTCTGAAGAGCTTATAGGAAATACAGAATTATAACCTAATTTTCTACCATCTAGTTTGTTCTAAGTGGCTATctgtttataaacaacagactgGTGGGATATCATCCGGATTTACTGGCTGCTTTTATTAATTGTAAAAGTAGACAATACTGgtataaattgaatttaaaaaattaaaagatggtgATGAAATTTGCTACTGATAACTAAGGACAGGTTTAAAATGCTTtaacaaaaaagcaataaaaatagctGACAATTTCTTAAGGGCAAGGGAATCTTGTTCTTGCCATTTCTTGATAAGTggcattttgattttattcttttcaaaatatcccCAGCTAcaacagtaaattattttattctactcaAACGATaagcttttattatattttacagatCAGTCATCCAGGACATGCTGCATCTGTGGTTGGCATCGTCTCATTTTTGAAAGGACTGAATGCACATAAAAGTCTCTGGCCCACGCTGAACTTGCACATGCTTGGGAGAGAAGAGCTCTCACTAAGCGTAACTTGAATGTGAAATTGCTTGGGCAACAGCAGTGCCGGGCAACAGCAGTGCCAGGCAACAGCAGTGCCAttcaacagtaaatattttaaatgttaataagaCAATTTGAAGTTCTTTATGTAGCTGTAACAGCTTTGGAATTGAAGTTGAGAAGAGacaagaatgttttaatttcactTAAGGAAGTTAATATGGTATTGATACAGGagctagaaataaattatttaggcagatagtaagggtaAAGGAGTCCTTGGCAAGGCTTCCTTTGTAACAAAAAGCAGCCTCCaaaccatttcttttctaacaaagagcaacCTGAAAAATTGAGCTACAAACAtaaataagcaagctggaagcttgcgcaggtgaatgccagcagctgtgccaatagaaaaggaCTACCTGggctgggagtgatggctcacgctggttatcccagcacttagggaggctgaggcggatggatcacccgaggtcaggagttagattccagcctgaccaacatggcaaaaccctgtctctactaaaaatacaaaaattagccaggcgtggtggcaggcgcctgtaatcccaggtactctggaggctgaggcaggggaatcacttgaacctgggagatggaggttgcagtgagctgagactgcgccattgcacactagcctgggagactagagtgaaaccctgtctcggaaaaaaaaaaaaaaaaaaaagaaagaaagtaaaagaaaagggctacctggggCCAAGTATGTTCAATatgctccatcttcccttttctttgtcaccatgtgTACAGTAAAGAAATGGGCAACATGGCACTGGCCAGGTAGAGAACCCATCTGCATAAAAAAAGATTAGGGTGGGTGTGGCCAGATTATTGAACGCTCTGCAAATTGCACACCTAGCCCTAACCAGTTTTTTGTGTGCTATGCAAATGACATACCTAGCCCTAACCAGTTTTTCATGTACTATGCAAGTGGCACatctggtccaaccaatcttttgtgccctatgtaaatcagacactgcctcctcaagctcaCCCATAAAGCCTACTGTACTTCACCATGGACTAGAAATCTGTTTGGGGCCCCTCTCTTTGAGgagagagcttttctctttctttcacctattaagTCTCCACTCTTAACCTCACTCCTTGTGTGTCCTcgtccttgatttccttggcatgaGACAATGAAAGTCAAGTATTACGTCAGACAAACAATGCTGCTTCAGTAGGACTGAGGGGCGCGCCTCTCTTTTATACCTAAAATCTCAACATTAGTGATTCACTTCTATGGTTTAACTAAGCCTTTTTCAGGTGTCTGCTAATTAAAATTCAAATCCACCCAGGAGTGACAGCtcattaaaatgcatatattttattaataatttgattAAATCAGCTATAtgataatcaaagaaaaaattacagtGACTTCAGTGAGAAAGAGTAGGCAGTGGAGATCTCAGTTCAATccaaataattattgagtaccTGCCAGGTTCTATGCAGGGTGCTGCACACTGGAGATTCAAAAATGAATAAGCCACAGTCCTTCACCTCACAGGAAGGGTTCAAGAGGAGGGGAAAGGGGTTAAtactaaaagagaaaagatgaaagaaactgGAGAGGGTAAACTGCACTTACTACAAAATTTTGTTTCACTGGCACTGGTCCTATCTATATACATAGGCTGAAAAGAATATTATCCACTCTTATAATACTGATACTGCTTCAGTTCTTGCTAAAAACCAAAGTTTTAAACTTAAATAAtaactttgaaatataaaatgacattttaaaatatccacaAATTGAACAGTTACACAACATATGGCATTCTATCTTTAGTGGCTTTAATGTATTTGATAAAACAGGCCCTAAATATCAAAAGACAATTTTTGCCATCTTTGAAGGCTTTGGCAActtattaagaataaaatttttaaatgttctcaaaacactaatttttaaaaaacacagaccaataagaatatatacaaaataagatttaataacaaaataaaattttaataacaatttaacaaaataagatTTAATAACAATATTATAATAGACTTTTTCTTGTAGTACACACTAAGAGCACCATCCTGTCTTGCTCCATTATACTTTCAAACAAATTACCATtataagaaaaatccattttaaaatatcttaagaaTGTTCTGGGATCATTACCTCAAAGCATATGACAGaggaattaaattaaataatgaattttaatttctttattacaaatgaattaattttattaagaataaaaaatatggaatgcttcctGCACTTGTGTGCCATCCTTACACAAGGACCATGCTgatctctgtatcattccaattttagtgtatgtgctgcTAAAGTCAGCATATGAATTACACTTTTGTGATTAATTTCTTTACACGGCTGTTTAATTGTTTTTGTGACAGAGGTAtctttagaaagtttattttaagatAGGCaagttaataaaattttttaagttcaaaATTCTATTGAGTTATActttattcaacaataaaaggaGTCCTGTCATATTTTACATCAAGTCAATCACTGTTTGGTTTAAGCATCTACATTGActagatacttttaaaaaaggcTGATGGCACCGAGAAGGTCAGTGTTTTTGGTTGGTGGTCACATGCCTGGGATAAATTTGGACATTCTTATCCAAAAACCTTGCCAAGTAAGCTGCAGCTATTTACAGAACAGCTGGGGCACACCACTGGCACTACAGTCAATAAACATTGTGGGGTGAGACATAGCCAGACTCACAGCCAACTTGGTTAATATGAAATAAGAGCGTACCAAAATTCaggaagtaataaaaataaaactgtaagaaaacattctatttcctcttctccttcatGTGTTTTAACTATTTGGAACAAGAGCTAAATCTTATGCATAAAGTTTACCTCTTTCAACTTCTGTCTTCTTAAAGGTAAGGAtccagttgaaagaaaaaaaaaaattccaaaggaatgagagaaaagaaaatgggcctAAATAATCTACAAACTGGAAAACATATCCCTGAACAGAGTGGACTGTAATGCTTTCCTGAGGACTGTGATAGTAAGGTTCTCAAAAAAACCTCAGGAAAAATCTCAAGATGGCAAATAGAGCCATCCCAGAGttactttctcctttcctcatgagaggagagagagaatgctgGTTGTCAGGAAAATCTCAGTCCTAACTCTGAACTGACCTTGACCATTCTAATCTTCAGTTCCTTCACTATGAAATGCAGAGAATCTCTATCCTTATGTATTCCAACTGAAGACTGTGAAAATGACATTTCTGTGGtgcatgtggttttttgttttttgtgttttttttagaaaaggatGAACCAAATATAGATCAAGATTACTGCATGATTCATTTTCAAATCATTTACAAGGTTACATGCACACATTCATTTCGCTGGTACAGAAATTTTCAGGGTTAAATTTAACAGCAAAAGATTTGAGGCTAGCTAACTAGAAAACATTTGCTGTATTTTCCTGAAATTGCTTTGATAAATTTAGTCAAAACCAGAAACATTTCACTTTCAAAATTTAAGGACATGCAgtatacacaaaattttaaattcagctAGCATGCCCTTATGCTGAAAATATCACTAGTTACCAGAGGAAAGCTGCAAGATTGAGCTTTACAAGAagtgacagaaaaatattttccttctaattATCCAAATTAGTGCATATTAACCATTGTCTTTTTCTATTTAGGACCTATTTGCAATTTTCTTCTTGTTGGACAATGACTATCCTAGCTAGATGTGATTACCCTGTAGTGTATTTCAGCACTTGGTCACCAgatccatctaaaaaaaacaaaaacccaaaacaaaactcaTAGTATGGGCATTTTGTCCATAAAATGAGCAAacagattaaacattttttaaatcttttaaaaactaaagtacAACATCAGAACTGTTTTGGGGCTTCTCTTTCTGAAGAACTCtccaatatatttcatttaaaagtgaGGTATTAACATTAATTTGGATTCCCAATGGCATTTAATGTGAATCTTCATATAAACTCATTTCTATATAAATCCTTACAAACAATTGTACATTAAAATCCCCTCCCCCAGAGGACTTAAATTGTTGCCTTTTTACTCCTCCCCCACCCTACATACTCCCTAGGACCCAAGAAATGTGACAGTTTTACATACCATCAGCAGACAGGCGGGCATGACTCGAAAAGGCTTTATCTATTTCTAGAAAAGCCAAGATCAACACAGTTTCCAAGTTCTTCTCCTTAGGAAGCAAATCGCTttgtggggaggaaaaaaaagagcctCAAATAATCATTTTACAATAGGTTTCTCTCCTCACTGTTACTCTAGCTAGCAGTCATTCCACACAATGGGCCTCATGATTTTCCAGTCAAATGCTGAAGACTTACTGGCTAAGGAATACTTATTGAGAATCCACTAAGTATCAGGCACTGTGATAAGCTTTTAAGGGCACAAAAATCAAAGTCCAAGTCCTTGTCCTTGAATAATTAATCCTCAGTACCACAACTCTGAGAGGTCAAGAGTTCCTTCCTATTATGAGTTCTTTCGTGGAATGAGGTATACACAGGAAGTCAAGAAATGGTCACTGGGAAGTCAAATATAGTCACATGGTCATAACTCCATCACATGTTCTCCCTCTTTCGATTTTAGCAGTAATGTGATCCTCAAAAATGCATTAATAATAGTTGAAGTAAATAAACTGAAGAGCTCCAAAATGCctgcattaaatgcattttttccaCACTAATGCCAATCATCCAAAGCTATTTTCAACAAGTCAAGTATTCAAAGCTATTCACACCACTTGAAACAGTAATTACCATTCACTGAGGCACTTAGACGTCCTACACTGATAGGAGTAAATGCTTCTCATAGGTTATCTTGTGTACATTATGccacttcacttaaaataatcacaaattaagtgctataaattttGGTTAATGCTTTCCCCAGGGGAGTTGTTAAAACCTGCATTTCTGAAATTGTGATaaccataagaaataaatggCACACTTAACTACTGCTCATTCATGAAGCAGCAGCATGCAATCACTCAAGTAACTATGTTTACCCTGGAAGCCTCAGTCAAAGGGTGAAAGTTTAAGTAGGAAGCATGGGGGAACTGCAAAGTCAGGAGTTAAAGTCATTGTACATACATAATACATTTCTCCATGTGGGTATGACAGAAATCAGCTGCTGCAGGTCCACCGTGTCCATCATACACTGCAAAGTACAGGACCTCATCTGTCAGCTGAGCGAAGTCAAATCGATCTTCATTCTCTTTCCGTTTGCCAATCTGTGAGGCGCACCCCACGTTTTCCAAGCTGATTTTGGGAATTGGCTTGCCATACTTAATGCTGGGTGGCAGCAGAATTGGCTCATCAATGCGGTTATCCCAGATCCCAAAATTGTCCCAGGTAGCTGGACTCCCACTACCGTCTGGGTCAAACCGAGAACACCTAGGCTCTGAAGTGGAGCTGTGGCACGTGGGTGTCACCCGCCTGTCGTCCTGCAGCAGGCGGGAGCTTAGCAGCACTCTCCTTCTCACCTGGTTCCCACCACTTCTGACCAAAGTAATTAAGGCAGCTGTTGACATAACTCAGCTCCAAAGGACTCAGTGATGAGGGAAAGGTCAATGGAACAATAATGGAATGTCTTCAAGAAAAATGATGCAAGTTGcaggggacagagggagagagggggagaggaggagaagaaaagggggagggagagagagagaccatcaGAAATTTTGAATATAACTGATATGTCATCAAATATTACCAAAAATGAAGGTCATAAAGGATTTGACagaaaacacatatatttatgttctATATTGGGTAGGCATCCAATAGCCTACTTCTAAGAACAGTGGATCAAAAATGAATCGATTTTCCTACCCCATTCACAGCatttaaattctattaaaatttgATGGTGTGCACGTATACAGAACATGTGTCTCTTAAACTTGAACCTGCAATCACTTGTTAAAATGTAGGTTCTGACCCAGTGGCTATGAGGTGGAgtcattctgcatttctaactaaTACCCTGGTGATACGGAAGCTGCTTGTCTGCAAGTTACACTTCCAGTAGCAAGGACACAGAATTtaggtataaataaatatacttccCTTCATTAACTCTATTGCTTTCAAGAAAAGGTAGGGGTAAAtattaacaatagcaacaaagtctcttcaggaaaaaataacagGCTAACAGAATACTTAAAATAGTTCTGTTTCCAAAGAATGGCCAAGTTTTAGCAAAAACATAATCTAGGATAaatctaagttttattttaagatttctcAACCTACTAAACTTTACATACTATATTACTATGGTAAATATAAATTGGTGTGCAAACACCCCAGAGGCACAAAGATAAGCCAGTTTCAATGCTCCCCTTCCTGGTAGACTCTCTCACTAGGAGGGTGTGTGGGTGTGATCTCAGGAACCTGGCAGCACTGCATTTGTGACTAGCAGCCCTGATTTCTGAACAAGTGAACTATGTATTTACATTCACAACTGCAGCTCTCCTTTCCCCAACCCTAGCAACCCACCAACACTCGAGACTACACTTCTTTGAAACTATTACTTTATACCCCCATTTCTGGACTCCACCCCGAAACTCAATCCTAAAGCCTCTCTTGGCATTACAGGGTGTTATTCCTACCTGAATGGGAAATTCCTACCCCACTGCAGGTAAGGTTATTTCTGGGAATTTtccatacaaataaaaaatctgtCTCCATAGGATTCTGTTctattactttattcatttaaaatcaacttaaaaaGGTGGCAGAATACTAAGATTTGATGATGTTGGTGGATGGTCTACAGATGTTATATTATTCTCAATCCTATGTTTGtattatttcacaataaaaaatgaacttgAAAAAATGTATCTTTCCAAAAGgtataaacatacacaaatgaaACCCAGCTTGAGTGCAGTTATGAGGAAATGCACTACAGATTTCAAACAATTACTTTCAAGTGAATTTTTGGAAATCAGTCTAGCTATGTATAGGGAAGGCCATTACTTCTTTTGGTGGgtaaaacaggcaaaagaaagaataaggtTCCAAAGAACATCCTtagacatttatttgttttaatttcttgtagagatgggttctcactttgttgtccagtctgctcttgaactcctggcttcaagtgatcctcccacctcagccttccaaagaattggaattacaagcatgcaccagaGAGCCTGGCCTCAATCTTTAGATatttaagcaataaaaaatatatgagcTCTGCCACCACAGAATTTAGAATAAAGATGGCCACCAAAACAGTAATGTATCATCAAAGACTTAGGAAGTCACcccttcttggccttttggccaAGATCCTGCATATAAGGCTGAAATTCATTTCCTTATAAGACAACATTGGTGGGGGGTTGGAGAGTGGCAGAGACACAGCATCTCTGGTTATTAAAGAGAAGTAACATGGCTAGACTTGTACAGGCTAGACCTGTATAGGCTcatatctgtaaccccagcactttgagagcc is a window encoding:
- the PPM1K gene encoding protein phosphatase 1K, mitochondrial is translated as MSTAALITLVRSGGNQVRRRVLLSSRLLQDDRRVTPTCHSSTSEPRCSRFDPDGSGSPATWDNFGIWDNRIDEPILLPPSIKYGKPIPKISLENVGCASQIGKRKENEDRFDFAQLTDEVLYFAVYDGHGGPAAADFCHTHMEKCIIDLLPKEKNLETVLILAFLEIDKAFSSHARLSADATLLTSGTTATVALLRDGIELVVASVGDSRAILCRKGKPMKLTIDHTPERKDEKERIKKCGGFVAWNSLGQPHVNGRLAMTRSIGDLDLKTSGVIAEPETKRIKLHHADDSFLVLTTDGINFMVNSQEICDFVNQCHDPNEAAHAVTEQAIQYGTEDNSTAVVVPFGAWGKYKNSEINFSFSRSFASSGRWA